A genomic segment from Stenotrophomonas maltophilia encodes:
- a CDS encoding cation diffusion facilitator family transporter, translated as MGHDHDHLPSEIRHEKPLWWALGLTSTFLVVEVVGAFWTNSLALLSDAAHMATDALALMIALVAVRLSRRPPDARRTYGYARLEALGAMINGAMLFVVAAYILWEAIGRFREPQEIASSGMLVIAAAGLVINLISMRLLQAGSGESLNVKGAYLEVWADMLGSVAVIAGALLIQFTGWKPIDPILAVLIGLWVLPRTYVLMREAINVLLEGVPKGMDVAKVRDSLSGHAAVLDVHDLHVWALASSTPALTAHIVMRDGTDADALRRELGGRLHDDFGIEHVTLQIEADHCGEACGEPTPVKSGEHEGHEGHDHGEDAQGHRGHVHR; from the coding sequence ATGGGCCACGACCACGATCACCTGCCATCCGAGATCCGCCACGAGAAACCCCTGTGGTGGGCGCTCGGCCTGACCTCCACCTTCCTCGTTGTCGAGGTGGTGGGCGCGTTCTGGACCAACAGCCTGGCGCTGCTGTCAGACGCCGCGCACATGGCCACCGATGCACTGGCATTGATGATCGCGCTGGTCGCGGTGCGGCTGAGCCGGCGCCCGCCGGACGCGCGCCGTACCTACGGCTATGCACGCCTGGAAGCGTTGGGCGCGATGATCAACGGCGCCATGCTGTTCGTGGTTGCCGCCTACATCCTGTGGGAGGCGATCGGGCGCTTCCGCGAGCCGCAGGAGATCGCCTCCTCCGGCATGCTGGTGATCGCCGCCGCGGGCCTGGTCATCAACCTGATCTCGATGCGCCTGCTGCAGGCGGGCAGCGGCGAGAGCCTCAACGTGAAGGGCGCCTACCTGGAAGTGTGGGCGGACATGCTCGGCTCGGTGGCGGTGATCGCCGGTGCGTTGCTGATCCAGTTCACCGGCTGGAAGCCGATCGATCCGATCCTGGCCGTGTTGATCGGCCTGTGGGTGCTGCCGCGCACCTATGTGCTGATGCGTGAGGCGATCAACGTGCTGCTGGAAGGCGTGCCCAAGGGCATGGACGTGGCCAAGGTACGCGACAGCCTGTCCGGGCACGCTGCGGTGCTGGACGTGCATGACCTGCATGTGTGGGCGCTGGCCTCCAGTACCCCGGCGCTGACCGCGCACATCGTGATGCGCGACGGCACCGACGCCGATGCGCTGCGCCGCGAACTGGGCGGGCGCCTGCACGATGACTTCGGCATCGAGCACGTGACGCTGCAGATCGAAGCCGACCACTGCGGCGAAGCCTGTGGTGAACCGACGCCGGTGAAGAGCGGCGAGCACGAGGGCCATGAAGGCCACGACCATGGCGAGGACGCGCAGGGCCATCGCGGTCACGTGCATCGTTGA